A portion of the Tamandua tetradactyla isolate mTamTet1 chromosome 16, mTamTet1.pri, whole genome shotgun sequence genome contains these proteins:
- the FBXL8 gene encoding LOW QUALITY PROTEIN: F-box/LRR-repeat protein 8 (The sequence of the model RefSeq protein was modified relative to this genomic sequence to represent the inferred CDS: inserted 1 base in 1 codon; substituted 4 bases at 4 genomic stop codons) — TATISSYLCHVHNLQLEFAPLRVPSRWKPESLVGRTLWLRELRLECRGEKSLSHADFNVLDIDVRALRHLNLWRLPFTLDDALVPRVACSCPXFRSIFPYNGTLRARALXGLHVASLSRVSSEGLAALNRAPFALGALRFAWPARRGVYGAAPPXKPEPELEAXSVARVLXPSVPVAGLCLHLSGDNMGSECAPLKPQPSRARDARRRLGSAGRGAGGTGGGKRRPERDALPLRGAPHAHSQRLRSCTFKLTREPHPWRPTEREGNARKPDGIKTWRSAALIKLLGLRPAGCQGRGPSPAPRARTWPPPDPAPGGGVGRGRRKRSTFRGFDVPGLER, encoded by the exons ACTGCCACCATATCTTCCTACCTGTGCCACGTCCATAACCTGCAGCTAGAATTTGCGCCACTGAGGGTGCCAAGTCGCTGGAAGCCCGAGTCGCTGGTGGGCCGTACTTTGTGGCTGCGAGAGCTGCGCCTGGAGTGCCGCGGAGAGAAGTCACTCTCCCACGCGGACTTCAATGTCCTGGACATCGATGTCCGAGCGCTGCGCCACCTCAACCTATGGCGCTTGCCCTTCACGCTGGACGACGCGTTGGTGCCGCGGGTCGCCTGTAGCTGCCCCTAATTCCGCAGTATCTTCCCGTACAACGGCACGCTCCGAGCTCGAGCTCTTTGAGGCCTGCACGTCGCCAGCCTGTCGCGCGTGTCCAGTGAGGGTCTGGCAGCTCTGAACCGCGCGCCTTTCGCACTCGGAGCGCTGCGGTTCGCGTGGCCCGCCAGACGAGGCGTGTACGGCGCTGCGCCGCCGTAGAAGCCGGAGCCAGAACTGGAAG GGAGCGTGGCCCGGGTCCTGTAACCTTCCGTACCGGTGGCTGGGCTGTGCCTCCACCTATCTGGCGACAACATGGGCTCGGAGTGCGCACCACTAAAGCCGCAACCCTCGCGCGCTCGAGATGCGCGCCGTCGCCTCGGCTCAGCAGGACGCGGCGCCGGAGGAACTGGGGGCGGGAAGCGCAGGCCGGAACGAGACGCCCTGCCCCTGCGCGGTGCGCCCCACGCGCACTCTCAGCGCCTGCGCAGCTGCACGTTCAAACTAACGCGCGAGCCGCATCCCTGGCGGCCCAC ggagagggaggggaacgCGCGGAAGCCGGACGGGATCAAGACCTGGAGGTCCGCCGCACTCATAAAGCTGCTGGGGTTACGG CCAGCTGGGTGCCAGGGCCGTGGTCCGAGCCCCGCCCCGCGGGCTCGCACGTGGCCCCCGCCTGACCCGGCGCCCGGAGGCGGAGTAGGACGCGGCCGGCGCAAACGCAGCACTTTCCGCGGCTTTGACGTGCCGGGGCTCGAGCGCTGA
- the HSF4 gene encoding heat shock factor protein 4: MQEAPAALSAEPGPSPVPAFLGKLWALVGDPGTDHLIRWSPSGTSFLVSDQSRFAKEVLPQYFKHSNMASFVRQLNMYGFRKVVSIEQGGLLRPERDHVEFQHPSFVRGREQLLERVRRKVPALRGGDGRWCPEDLGRLLGEVQALRGVQESTEARLRELRQQNEILWREVVTLRQSHGQQHRIIGKLIQCLLGPLQAGPNSTGVKRKLSLMLDEGSSCPPPAKFSCPLPSTLLQDPYFIQSPPPGTTSGLSRPHRASGPIISDILEDSPSPSPEGAGLSPSSGSRREKGLALLKEEPASPGGEGEAGLALAPNECDFCVTAPPPLPVAVVQAILEGKGSFSPKGSRNVQQPEPRGLREVPDRGPLGLESGDPSPEGLLSPMLLGGPPESLDPAGPLDVLGPSLPGREWTLMDLDMELSLMQPLIPERSEADLAVKGINSLGSGKDPALGAPLLLDVQAALGGPALGLSGALTIYSTPESPASYVGPGTSPSPETLFTVTPEK, translated from the exons ATGCAGGAAGCACCAGCCGCGCTGTCCGCGGAGCCGGGTCCCAGCCCCGTGCCTGCCTTCCTCGGCAAGCTATGGGCGCTGGTGGGCGACCCGGGAACCGATCACCTGATCCGCTGGAGCCCG AGCGGGACCAGTTTCCTGGTAAGCGACCAGAGCCGCTTCGCCAAGGAGGTGCTGCCCCAGTACTTCAAGCACAGCAACATGGCGAGCTTTGTGCGGCAACTCAACATGT ACGGTTTCCGGAAGGTGGTGAGTATCGAGCAGGGCGGCCTGCTCAGGCCGGAGCGCGACCACGTCGAGTTCCAGCACCCGAGCTTCGTGCGCGGCCGGGAGCAGCTCCTGGAGCGCGTGCGCCGCAAG GTGCCCGCGCTGCGCGGCGGCGACGGCCGCTGGTGCCCGGAGGACCTGGGCAGATTGCTGGGCGAGGTGCAGGCTCTGCGGGGAGTGCAGGAGAGCACCGAGGCGCGACTACGAGAACTCAGGCA GCAGAACGAGATCTTGTGGCGTGAGGTGGTGACGCTGCGGCAGAGCCACGGGCAGCAGCACCGGATTATTGGAAAG CTGATTCAGTGCCTCTTGGGGCCACTTCAGGCTGGGCCCAACAGCACAGGAGTTAAGAGAAAGCT GTCTCTGATGCTAGATGAAGGGAGCTCATGCCCTCCGCCTGCCAAGTTCAGCTGCCCCCTACCCAGCACTCTCCTACAGGATCCCTACTTTATCCAGTCA CCACCCCCAGGGACCACTTCGGGACTCAGCAGACCCCACAGAGCGAGTGGACCCATCATCTCTGACATCCTGGAAGATTCCCCATCCCCATCTCCTGAAGGGGCTGGGCTTTCTCCCTCTAGTGGCAGCAGGAG GGAGAAGGGCCTGGCACTGCTCAAAGAAGAGCCGGCCAGCCCAGGGGGGGAAGGCGAGGCCGGGCTGGCCCTGGCCCCAAACGAGTGTGACTTCTGCGTGACAGCCCCCCCACCGCTGCCTGTGGCTGTGGTCCAGGCCAtcctggaagggaaagggagctTCAGCCCCAAGGGGTCCAGGAATGTCCAGCAGCCTGAACCAAGGGGCCTCAGGGAGGTCCCTGACAG GGGGCCTCTGGGCCTGGAGAGTGGGGACCCAAGCCCTGAGGGTCTGCTGTCTCCAATGCTGCTTGGGGGTCCCCCTGAAAGTCTGGACCCTGCAGGGCCCCTGGAT GTGCTGGGCCCCAGCCTCCCTGGGCGAGAGTGGACCCTGATGGACTTGGATATGGAGCTGTCCCTG ATGCAGCCCTTGATTCCAGAAAGAAGTGAGGCCGACCTCGCAGTCAAGGGGATAAATTCTCTGGGTTCAG GAAAGGACCCCGCACTTGGGGCCCCGCTCCTGCTGGACGTCCAGGCGGCTTTGGGAGGCCCAGCTCTTGGCCTTTCTGGGGCTCTGACCATTTACAGCACCCCTGAGAGCCCGGCCTCTTACGTGGGCCCGGGGACCAGTCCCTCCCCTGAGACCCTTTTCACTGTGACGCCAGAGAAGTAG